A single genomic interval of Oncorhynchus tshawytscha isolate Ot180627B linkage group LG15, Otsh_v2.0, whole genome shotgun sequence harbors:
- the LOC112214575 gene encoding uncharacterized protein LOC112214575 isoform X2, giving the protein MNSPRRDNKSSPVVPPRPSSEEMSNPTAHRLNKENDTSSKSQRTGMMGVMQKVNPFKTTTQASSTASTATDPVSEKTVDGNVPEVKQNLGMFKGVTQKVNPFRSSTQVRKEDPPKDTVDQEKLPEGKQVFQNPGMFTGMMQKVNPFKSTAQTQSIHSDLSSSAGSLAENTTTERQVRKEDPSTDTVGHQVTAKLPEAKQNPGMFTGMMQKVNPFKSTAQNQDTQAVHSNLSSSADSLASTGRRVIKDDPLTDCVDHHATEKLPESKPQQNPGMFMGMMQKVNPFKSTTPIQDTQSIHSDLSSSSGSLAESNSSAGKQNPGMFKGMMQKVNPFKSTALTQETQPSYSDSSSSSDSLSDTSVFSPAENQTVWYTDSEATSSVKSGPQPPQENKKKTGTFQIRRILPGALFGYEAKNTESQPTAQAGLVDVQTLEMAAVPVPGEGNPPDSEDKEEGLMDWWQTVEGWETWKESNTFDADEGEMAVEAVADRVFMAARLFVRLFNQRGASLQQRILELLSLADAADSFHKKTVKASVGGGVASVAGSITTITGLILAPFTMGTSLIVTAVGIGVATAGGVASASANITDTVHSKTDRKKVEKMIQDYQEEMKDIKECLDFLQVGMETLEEWDFDQYVDSISKKYLNQNVKHVMKEGGRAGKALLINTESLINTVQVLNVAGGAAKAAQVMSVTTGVMSGLFLALDVFFLAKDSIELNKGAKTEFAGKIREVCKDLQNGLLELNRIKEQLQKTMDGIEVVEEEEEEEEEEVYESDPEKLAQLEE; this is encoded by the exons ATGAATAGTCCGCGAAGGGACAACAAGTCTTCTCCAGTGGTTCCTCCCAGACCCAGCAGTGAG GAGATGAGCAACCCAACCGCACACCGCTTGAACAAAGAGAATGATACGAGCAGTAAATCacag AGGACTGGGATGATGGGAGTCATGCAGAAAGTCAACCCGTTCAAAACTACGACACAG GCCTCCTCTACAGCCAGTACAGCTACAGATCCAGTGTCAGAGAAGACTGTGGATGGAAATGTCCCTGAAGTGAAACAG AACCTGGGTATGTTTAAAGGAGTGACACAGAAAGTCAACCCATTCAGGTCCTCTACACAG gtgaGAAAAGAGGACCCTCCAAAAGACACTGTGGATCAGGAAAAGCTACCAGAAGGCAAACAG GTCTTCCAGAACCCTGGAATGTTCACGGGAATGATGCAAAAAGTCAACCCTTTCaaatctacagcacagacacag TCGATACACAGTGATCTGTCCTCCAGTGCTGGCAGTCTGGCCGAGAACACCACAACAGAAAGACAA GTGAGAAAGGAGGATCCTTCGACAGACACTGTAGGTCACCAAGTGACAGCGAAGCTACCTGAAGCCAAGCAG AACCCTGGAATGTTCACGGGAATGATGCAGAAAGTCAACCCATTCAAGTCTACAGCACAGAATCAG GATACTCAGGCCGTACACAGCAATCTGTCTTCCAGTGCTGACAGTCTGGCTTCTACAGGAAGACGG GTGATAAAGGATGACCCTCTAACCGACTGTGTGGATCACCATGCCACAGAAAAGCTACCAGAAAGCAAACCG CAGCAGAATCCTGGAATGTTTATGGGAATGATGCAAAAAGTCAACCCTTTCAAATCTACAACACCGATTCAG GACACCCAGTCCATACACAGTGATCTTTCCTCCAGTTCTGGCAGTCTGGCTGAGAGTAACAGTTCTGCAGGCAAACAG AACCCTGGGATGTTCAAGGGAATGATGCAGAAAGTCAACCCATTCAAATCTACAGCACTGACCCAG GAGACTCAGCCGTCATACAGCGATTCATCCTCCAGTTCTGACAGTCTGAGTGACACCAGCGTCTTCAGTCCTGCGGAGAATCAG ACCGTGTGGTACACAGACAGCGAAGCAACTTCTTCAGTGAAAAGTGGACCTCAACCACcacaagaaaataaaaaaaagactGGG ACATTCCAAATCCGAAGGATTCTCCCTGGTGCCCTGTTTGGCTATGAAGCTAAA AATACTGAATCTCAGCCAACAGCCCAGGCGGGCCTAGTGGATGTCCAGACACTGGAGATGGCTGCAGTGCCAGTACCTGGTGAAGGAAACCCACCGGACAGTGAGGAT AAGGAGGAAGGTCTTATGGATTGGTGGCAAACAgtagagg GTTGGGAAACGTGGAAGGAGTCCAACACCTTTGACGCGGATGAAGGCGAGAT ggcagtGGAGGCGGTGGCGGACCGTGTCTTCATGGCGGCCCGTCTCTTCGTGCGTCTCTTCAACCAGCGCGGGGCCTCCTTACAGCAACGCATCCTGGAGCTCCTATCATTGGCCGACGCCGCCGACAGCTTCCACAAGAAGACTGTGAAGGCCAGCGTGGGGGGCGGAGTCGCCAGCGTTGCTGGGAGCATCACCACTATCACCGGCCTCATCTTGGCGCCGTTCACCATGGGAACGTCGCTCATCGTCACGGCGGTGGGCATCGGCGTTGCGACGGCGGGCGGGGTAGCGTCAGCCTCTGCAAATATTACCGATACGGTGCACTccaagacagacaggaagaaggTGGAGAAGATGATTCAGGATTACCAGGAGgagatgaaggatatcaaggagtGTCTGGACTTTTTGCAG GTCGGTATGGAGACCCTGGAAGAGTGGGACTTTGATCAGTACGTGGACAGCATCTCTAAGAAATATCTCAACCAGAATGTCAAACACGTGATGAAGGAGGGTGGCCGGGCCGGCAAGGCATTACTAATCAACACAGAAAGTCTGATCAACACCGTGCAGGTTCTCAACGTGGCAGGCGGAGCGGCCAAGGCAGCCCAG GTGATGAGTGTCACCACAGGAGTAATGTCGGGTCTCTTCCTGGCCCTGGATGTGTTCTTCCTGGCAAAAGACTCCATCGAGCTCAACAAAGGAGCCAAGACGGAGTTCGCTGGGAAGATCAGGGAAGTGTGCAAGGATCTTCAGAATGGACTGTTGGAGCTCAACCGCATCAAAGAGCAACTGCAGAAAACTATGGATGGGATCgaggtggtggaggaagaggaggaggaggaggaggaggaggtgtacgAGTCTGATCCAGAGAAACTGGCCCAGTTGGAAGAATAa
- the LOC112214575 gene encoding uncharacterized protein LOC112214575 isoform X4, with translation MNSPRRDNKSSPVVPPRPSSEEMSNPTAHRLNKENDTSSKSQRTGMMGVMQKVNPFKTTTQASSTASTATDPVSEKTVDGNVPEVKQNLGMFKGVTQKVNPFRSSTQVRKEDPPKDTVDQEKLPEGKQVFQNPGMFTGMMQKVNPFKSTAQTQDSQSIHSDLSSSAGSLAENTTTERQVRKEDPSTDTVGHQVTAKLPEAKQNPGMFTGMMQKVNPFKSTAQNQDTQAVHSNLSSSADSLASTGRRVIKDDPLTDCVDHHATEKLPESKPDTQSIHSDLSSSSGSLAESNSSAGKQNPGMFKGMMQKVNPFKSTALTQETQPSYSDSSSSSDSLSDTSVFSPAENQTVWYTDSEATSSVKSGPQPPQENKKKTGTFQIRRILPGALFGYEAKNTESQPTAQAGLVDVQTLEMAAVPVPGEGNPPDSEDKEEGLMDWWQTVEGWETWKESNTFDADEGEMAVEAVADRVFMAARLFVRLFNQRGASLQQRILELLSLADAADSFHKKTVKASVGGGVASVAGSITTITGLILAPFTMGTSLIVTAVGIGVATAGGVASASANITDTVHSKTDRKKVEKMIQDYQEEMKDIKECLDFLQVGMETLEEWDFDQYVDSISKKYLNQNVKHVMKEGGRAGKALLINTESLINTVQVLNVAGGAAKAAQVMSVTTGVMSGLFLALDVFFLAKDSIELNKGAKTEFAGKIREVCKDLQNGLLELNRIKEQLQKTMDGIEVVEEEEEEEEEEVYESDPEKLAQLEE, from the exons ATGAATAGTCCGCGAAGGGACAACAAGTCTTCTCCAGTGGTTCCTCCCAGACCCAGCAGTGAG GAGATGAGCAACCCAACCGCACACCGCTTGAACAAAGAGAATGATACGAGCAGTAAATCacag AGGACTGGGATGATGGGAGTCATGCAGAAAGTCAACCCGTTCAAAACTACGACACAG GCCTCCTCTACAGCCAGTACAGCTACAGATCCAGTGTCAGAGAAGACTGTGGATGGAAATGTCCCTGAAGTGAAACAG AACCTGGGTATGTTTAAAGGAGTGACACAGAAAGTCAACCCATTCAGGTCCTCTACACAG gtgaGAAAAGAGGACCCTCCAAAAGACACTGTGGATCAGGAAAAGCTACCAGAAGGCAAACAG GTCTTCCAGAACCCTGGAATGTTCACGGGAATGATGCAAAAAGTCAACCCTTTCaaatctacagcacagacacag GACTCTCAGTCGATACACAGTGATCTGTCCTCCAGTGCTGGCAGTCTGGCCGAGAACACCACAACAGAAAGACAA GTGAGAAAGGAGGATCCTTCGACAGACACTGTAGGTCACCAAGTGACAGCGAAGCTACCTGAAGCCAAGCAG AACCCTGGAATGTTCACGGGAATGATGCAGAAAGTCAACCCATTCAAGTCTACAGCACAGAATCAG GATACTCAGGCCGTACACAGCAATCTGTCTTCCAGTGCTGACAGTCTGGCTTCTACAGGAAGACGG GTGATAAAGGATGACCCTCTAACCGACTGTGTGGATCACCATGCCACAGAAAAGCTACCAGAAAGCAAACCG GACACCCAGTCCATACACAGTGATCTTTCCTCCAGTTCTGGCAGTCTGGCTGAGAGTAACAGTTCTGCAGGCAAACAG AACCCTGGGATGTTCAAGGGAATGATGCAGAAAGTCAACCCATTCAAATCTACAGCACTGACCCAG GAGACTCAGCCGTCATACAGCGATTCATCCTCCAGTTCTGACAGTCTGAGTGACACCAGCGTCTTCAGTCCTGCGGAGAATCAG ACCGTGTGGTACACAGACAGCGAAGCAACTTCTTCAGTGAAAAGTGGACCTCAACCACcacaagaaaataaaaaaaagactGGG ACATTCCAAATCCGAAGGATTCTCCCTGGTGCCCTGTTTGGCTATGAAGCTAAA AATACTGAATCTCAGCCAACAGCCCAGGCGGGCCTAGTGGATGTCCAGACACTGGAGATGGCTGCAGTGCCAGTACCTGGTGAAGGAAACCCACCGGACAGTGAGGAT AAGGAGGAAGGTCTTATGGATTGGTGGCAAACAgtagagg GTTGGGAAACGTGGAAGGAGTCCAACACCTTTGACGCGGATGAAGGCGAGAT ggcagtGGAGGCGGTGGCGGACCGTGTCTTCATGGCGGCCCGTCTCTTCGTGCGTCTCTTCAACCAGCGCGGGGCCTCCTTACAGCAACGCATCCTGGAGCTCCTATCATTGGCCGACGCCGCCGACAGCTTCCACAAGAAGACTGTGAAGGCCAGCGTGGGGGGCGGAGTCGCCAGCGTTGCTGGGAGCATCACCACTATCACCGGCCTCATCTTGGCGCCGTTCACCATGGGAACGTCGCTCATCGTCACGGCGGTGGGCATCGGCGTTGCGACGGCGGGCGGGGTAGCGTCAGCCTCTGCAAATATTACCGATACGGTGCACTccaagacagacaggaagaaggTGGAGAAGATGATTCAGGATTACCAGGAGgagatgaaggatatcaaggagtGTCTGGACTTTTTGCAG GTCGGTATGGAGACCCTGGAAGAGTGGGACTTTGATCAGTACGTGGACAGCATCTCTAAGAAATATCTCAACCAGAATGTCAAACACGTGATGAAGGAGGGTGGCCGGGCCGGCAAGGCATTACTAATCAACACAGAAAGTCTGATCAACACCGTGCAGGTTCTCAACGTGGCAGGCGGAGCGGCCAAGGCAGCCCAG GTGATGAGTGTCACCACAGGAGTAATGTCGGGTCTCTTCCTGGCCCTGGATGTGTTCTTCCTGGCAAAAGACTCCATCGAGCTCAACAAAGGAGCCAAGACGGAGTTCGCTGGGAAGATCAGGGAAGTGTGCAAGGATCTTCAGAATGGACTGTTGGAGCTCAACCGCATCAAAGAGCAACTGCAGAAAACTATGGATGGGATCgaggtggtggaggaagaggaggaggaggaggaggaggaggtgtacgAGTCTGATCCAGAGAAACTGGCCCAGTTGGAAGAATAa
- the LOC112214575 gene encoding uncharacterized protein LOC112214575 isoform X3, with protein MSNPTAHRLNKENDTSSKSQRTGMMGVMQKVNPFKTTTQASSTASTATDPVSEKTVDGNVPEVKQNLGMFKGVTQKVNPFRSSTQVRKEDPPKDTVDQEKLPEGKQVFQNPGMFTGMMQKVNPFKSTAQTQDSQSIHSDLSSSAGSLAENTTTERQVRKEDPSTDTVGHQVTAKLPEAKQNPGMFTGMMQKVNPFKSTAQNQDTQAVHSNLSSSADSLASTGRRVIKDDPLTDCVDHHATEKLPESKPQQNPGMFMGMMQKVNPFKSTTPIQDTQSIHSDLSSSSGSLAESNSSAGKQNPGMFKGMMQKVNPFKSTALTQETQPSYSDSSSSSDSLSDTSVFSPAENQTVWYTDSEATSSVKSGPQPPQENKKKTGTFQIRRILPGALFGYEAKNTESQPTAQAGLVDVQTLEMAAVPVPGEGNPPDSEDKEEGLMDWWQTVEGWETWKESNTFDADEGEMAVEAVADRVFMAARLFVRLFNQRGASLQQRILELLSLADAADSFHKKTVKASVGGGVASVAGSITTITGLILAPFTMGTSLIVTAVGIGVATAGGVASASANITDTVHSKTDRKKVEKMIQDYQEEMKDIKECLDFLQVGMETLEEWDFDQYVDSISKKYLNQNVKHVMKEGGRAGKALLINTESLINTVQVLNVAGGAAKAAQVMSVTTGVMSGLFLALDVFFLAKDSIELNKGAKTEFAGKIREVCKDLQNGLLELNRIKEQLQKTMDGIEVVEEEEEEEEEEVYESDPEKLAQLEE; from the exons ATGAGCAACCCAACCGCACACCGCTTGAACAAAGAGAATGATACGAGCAGTAAATCacag AGGACTGGGATGATGGGAGTCATGCAGAAAGTCAACCCGTTCAAAACTACGACACAG GCCTCCTCTACAGCCAGTACAGCTACAGATCCAGTGTCAGAGAAGACTGTGGATGGAAATGTCCCTGAAGTGAAACAG AACCTGGGTATGTTTAAAGGAGTGACACAGAAAGTCAACCCATTCAGGTCCTCTACACAG gtgaGAAAAGAGGACCCTCCAAAAGACACTGTGGATCAGGAAAAGCTACCAGAAGGCAAACAG GTCTTCCAGAACCCTGGAATGTTCACGGGAATGATGCAAAAAGTCAACCCTTTCaaatctacagcacagacacag GACTCTCAGTCGATACACAGTGATCTGTCCTCCAGTGCTGGCAGTCTGGCCGAGAACACCACAACAGAAAGACAA GTGAGAAAGGAGGATCCTTCGACAGACACTGTAGGTCACCAAGTGACAGCGAAGCTACCTGAAGCCAAGCAG AACCCTGGAATGTTCACGGGAATGATGCAGAAAGTCAACCCATTCAAGTCTACAGCACAGAATCAG GATACTCAGGCCGTACACAGCAATCTGTCTTCCAGTGCTGACAGTCTGGCTTCTACAGGAAGACGG GTGATAAAGGATGACCCTCTAACCGACTGTGTGGATCACCATGCCACAGAAAAGCTACCAGAAAGCAAACCG CAGCAGAATCCTGGAATGTTTATGGGAATGATGCAAAAAGTCAACCCTTTCAAATCTACAACACCGATTCAG GACACCCAGTCCATACACAGTGATCTTTCCTCCAGTTCTGGCAGTCTGGCTGAGAGTAACAGTTCTGCAGGCAAACAG AACCCTGGGATGTTCAAGGGAATGATGCAGAAAGTCAACCCATTCAAATCTACAGCACTGACCCAG GAGACTCAGCCGTCATACAGCGATTCATCCTCCAGTTCTGACAGTCTGAGTGACACCAGCGTCTTCAGTCCTGCGGAGAATCAG ACCGTGTGGTACACAGACAGCGAAGCAACTTCTTCAGTGAAAAGTGGACCTCAACCACcacaagaaaataaaaaaaagactGGG ACATTCCAAATCCGAAGGATTCTCCCTGGTGCCCTGTTTGGCTATGAAGCTAAA AATACTGAATCTCAGCCAACAGCCCAGGCGGGCCTAGTGGATGTCCAGACACTGGAGATGGCTGCAGTGCCAGTACCTGGTGAAGGAAACCCACCGGACAGTGAGGAT AAGGAGGAAGGTCTTATGGATTGGTGGCAAACAgtagagg GTTGGGAAACGTGGAAGGAGTCCAACACCTTTGACGCGGATGAAGGCGAGAT ggcagtGGAGGCGGTGGCGGACCGTGTCTTCATGGCGGCCCGTCTCTTCGTGCGTCTCTTCAACCAGCGCGGGGCCTCCTTACAGCAACGCATCCTGGAGCTCCTATCATTGGCCGACGCCGCCGACAGCTTCCACAAGAAGACTGTGAAGGCCAGCGTGGGGGGCGGAGTCGCCAGCGTTGCTGGGAGCATCACCACTATCACCGGCCTCATCTTGGCGCCGTTCACCATGGGAACGTCGCTCATCGTCACGGCGGTGGGCATCGGCGTTGCGACGGCGGGCGGGGTAGCGTCAGCCTCTGCAAATATTACCGATACGGTGCACTccaagacagacaggaagaaggTGGAGAAGATGATTCAGGATTACCAGGAGgagatgaaggatatcaaggagtGTCTGGACTTTTTGCAG GTCGGTATGGAGACCCTGGAAGAGTGGGACTTTGATCAGTACGTGGACAGCATCTCTAAGAAATATCTCAACCAGAATGTCAAACACGTGATGAAGGAGGGTGGCCGGGCCGGCAAGGCATTACTAATCAACACAGAAAGTCTGATCAACACCGTGCAGGTTCTCAACGTGGCAGGCGGAGCGGCCAAGGCAGCCCAG GTGATGAGTGTCACCACAGGAGTAATGTCGGGTCTCTTCCTGGCCCTGGATGTGTTCTTCCTGGCAAAAGACTCCATCGAGCTCAACAAAGGAGCCAAGACGGAGTTCGCTGGGAAGATCAGGGAAGTGTGCAAGGATCTTCAGAATGGACTGTTGGAGCTCAACCGCATCAAAGAGCAACTGCAGAAAACTATGGATGGGATCgaggtggtggaggaagaggaggaggaggaggaggaggaggtgtacgAGTCTGATCCAGAGAAACTGGCCCAGTTGGAAGAATAa
- the LOC112214575 gene encoding uncharacterized protein LOC112214575 isoform X1 encodes MNSPRRDNKSSPVVPPRPSSEEMSNPTAHRLNKENDTSSKSQRTGMMGVMQKVNPFKTTTQASSTASTATDPVSEKTVDGNVPEVKQNLGMFKGVTQKVNPFRSSTQVRKEDPPKDTVDQEKLPEGKQVFQNPGMFTGMMQKVNPFKSTAQTQDSQSIHSDLSSSAGSLAENTTTERQVRKEDPSTDTVGHQVTAKLPEAKQNPGMFTGMMQKVNPFKSTAQNQDTQAVHSNLSSSADSLASTGRRVIKDDPLTDCVDHHATEKLPESKPQQNPGMFMGMMQKVNPFKSTTPIQDTQSIHSDLSSSSGSLAESNSSAGKQNPGMFKGMMQKVNPFKSTALTQETQPSYSDSSSSSDSLSDTSVFSPAENQTVWYTDSEATSSVKSGPQPPQENKKKTGTFQIRRILPGALFGYEAKNTESQPTAQAGLVDVQTLEMAAVPVPGEGNPPDSEDKEEGLMDWWQTVEGWETWKESNTFDADEGEMAVEAVADRVFMAARLFVRLFNQRGASLQQRILELLSLADAADSFHKKTVKASVGGGVASVAGSITTITGLILAPFTMGTSLIVTAVGIGVATAGGVASASANITDTVHSKTDRKKVEKMIQDYQEEMKDIKECLDFLQVGMETLEEWDFDQYVDSISKKYLNQNVKHVMKEGGRAGKALLINTESLINTVQVLNVAGGAAKAAQVMSVTTGVMSGLFLALDVFFLAKDSIELNKGAKTEFAGKIREVCKDLQNGLLELNRIKEQLQKTMDGIEVVEEEEEEEEEEVYESDPEKLAQLEE; translated from the exons ATGAATAGTCCGCGAAGGGACAACAAGTCTTCTCCAGTGGTTCCTCCCAGACCCAGCAGTGAG GAGATGAGCAACCCAACCGCACACCGCTTGAACAAAGAGAATGATACGAGCAGTAAATCacag AGGACTGGGATGATGGGAGTCATGCAGAAAGTCAACCCGTTCAAAACTACGACACAG GCCTCCTCTACAGCCAGTACAGCTACAGATCCAGTGTCAGAGAAGACTGTGGATGGAAATGTCCCTGAAGTGAAACAG AACCTGGGTATGTTTAAAGGAGTGACACAGAAAGTCAACCCATTCAGGTCCTCTACACAG gtgaGAAAAGAGGACCCTCCAAAAGACACTGTGGATCAGGAAAAGCTACCAGAAGGCAAACAG GTCTTCCAGAACCCTGGAATGTTCACGGGAATGATGCAAAAAGTCAACCCTTTCaaatctacagcacagacacag GACTCTCAGTCGATACACAGTGATCTGTCCTCCAGTGCTGGCAGTCTGGCCGAGAACACCACAACAGAAAGACAA GTGAGAAAGGAGGATCCTTCGACAGACACTGTAGGTCACCAAGTGACAGCGAAGCTACCTGAAGCCAAGCAG AACCCTGGAATGTTCACGGGAATGATGCAGAAAGTCAACCCATTCAAGTCTACAGCACAGAATCAG GATACTCAGGCCGTACACAGCAATCTGTCTTCCAGTGCTGACAGTCTGGCTTCTACAGGAAGACGG GTGATAAAGGATGACCCTCTAACCGACTGTGTGGATCACCATGCCACAGAAAAGCTACCAGAAAGCAAACCG CAGCAGAATCCTGGAATGTTTATGGGAATGATGCAAAAAGTCAACCCTTTCAAATCTACAACACCGATTCAG GACACCCAGTCCATACACAGTGATCTTTCCTCCAGTTCTGGCAGTCTGGCTGAGAGTAACAGTTCTGCAGGCAAACAG AACCCTGGGATGTTCAAGGGAATGATGCAGAAAGTCAACCCATTCAAATCTACAGCACTGACCCAG GAGACTCAGCCGTCATACAGCGATTCATCCTCCAGTTCTGACAGTCTGAGTGACACCAGCGTCTTCAGTCCTGCGGAGAATCAG ACCGTGTGGTACACAGACAGCGAAGCAACTTCTTCAGTGAAAAGTGGACCTCAACCACcacaagaaaataaaaaaaagactGGG ACATTCCAAATCCGAAGGATTCTCCCTGGTGCCCTGTTTGGCTATGAAGCTAAA AATACTGAATCTCAGCCAACAGCCCAGGCGGGCCTAGTGGATGTCCAGACACTGGAGATGGCTGCAGTGCCAGTACCTGGTGAAGGAAACCCACCGGACAGTGAGGAT AAGGAGGAAGGTCTTATGGATTGGTGGCAAACAgtagagg GTTGGGAAACGTGGAAGGAGTCCAACACCTTTGACGCGGATGAAGGCGAGAT ggcagtGGAGGCGGTGGCGGACCGTGTCTTCATGGCGGCCCGTCTCTTCGTGCGTCTCTTCAACCAGCGCGGGGCCTCCTTACAGCAACGCATCCTGGAGCTCCTATCATTGGCCGACGCCGCCGACAGCTTCCACAAGAAGACTGTGAAGGCCAGCGTGGGGGGCGGAGTCGCCAGCGTTGCTGGGAGCATCACCACTATCACCGGCCTCATCTTGGCGCCGTTCACCATGGGAACGTCGCTCATCGTCACGGCGGTGGGCATCGGCGTTGCGACGGCGGGCGGGGTAGCGTCAGCCTCTGCAAATATTACCGATACGGTGCACTccaagacagacaggaagaaggTGGAGAAGATGATTCAGGATTACCAGGAGgagatgaaggatatcaaggagtGTCTGGACTTTTTGCAG GTCGGTATGGAGACCCTGGAAGAGTGGGACTTTGATCAGTACGTGGACAGCATCTCTAAGAAATATCTCAACCAGAATGTCAAACACGTGATGAAGGAGGGTGGCCGGGCCGGCAAGGCATTACTAATCAACACAGAAAGTCTGATCAACACCGTGCAGGTTCTCAACGTGGCAGGCGGAGCGGCCAAGGCAGCCCAG GTGATGAGTGTCACCACAGGAGTAATGTCGGGTCTCTTCCTGGCCCTGGATGTGTTCTTCCTGGCAAAAGACTCCATCGAGCTCAACAAAGGAGCCAAGACGGAGTTCGCTGGGAAGATCAGGGAAGTGTGCAAGGATCTTCAGAATGGACTGTTGGAGCTCAACCGCATCAAAGAGCAACTGCAGAAAACTATGGATGGGATCgaggtggtggaggaagaggaggaggaggaggaggaggaggtgtacgAGTCTGATCCAGAGAAACTGGCCCAGTTGGAAGAATAa